A DNA window from Cervus canadensis isolate Bull #8, Minnesota chromosome 30, ASM1932006v1, whole genome shotgun sequence contains the following coding sequences:
- the LOC122432102 gene encoding src substrate cortactin-like → MLPAPFAEPEVERGPWERRARRARRWLGSVEPGQTHPGRRCGKPRPATLCPSPRTTGEPTTGRTDRDFVNDVSEKEQRWGAKAMPGSGHQEHIKEKELEMGHKASRSYRGKFGVEQDRMDKSAVGHEYQSKLSKCCLQVDSIWGFGGEFGVQLDRVDQNSDKCLETA, encoded by the exons ATGCTGCCCGCCCCATTCGCGGAACCGGAAGTGGAGCGGGGCCCCTGGGAgcggcgggcgcggcgggcgCGGCGGTGGCTGGGCAGTGTCGAGCCGGGCCAGACCCACCCCGGGCGTCG ATGTGGAAAGCCTCGGCCGGCCACACTGTGTCCATCACCCCGGACGACAGGGGAGCCGACAACTGGGAGGACCGACCGTGATTTTGTG aatgATGTAAGTGAAAAAGAGCAGAGATGGGGGGCCAAGGCCATGCCAGGATCTGGGCACCAGGAACACATCAA GGAGAAAGAGCTGGAAATGGGACACAAAGCCTCGCGCAGCTACCGAGGGAAATTTGGCGTGGAGCAGGACAGGATGGACAAG TCAGCTGTCGGCCATGAGTATCAGTCAAAGCTCTCCAAGTGCTGCTTGCAGGTTGACTCCATCTGGGGGTTTGGAGGCGAGTTTGGTGTCCAGTTGGACAGAGTGGACCAG